Proteins encoded together in one Halothermothrix orenii H 168 window:
- a CDS encoding YkuS family protein yields the protein MARKIAVEEGLSNIAQELERFGYQVVNLTNQNMREADAIVISGQDRNMMNREDITSKAQIIDARGLTAVQVRNELENRLI from the coding sequence GTGGCCAGGAAAATAGCTGTAGAAGAAGGATTGAGCAACATAGCTCAGGAACTTGAAAGATTTGGGTATCAGGTGGTGAATTTGACCAATCAAAACATGAGGGAAGCAGATGCTATTGTCATAAGTGGCCAGGATAGAAATATGATGAACAGGGAAGATATTACTTCAAAGGCCCAGATCATTGATGCCCGTGGTTTGACTGCTGTTCAGGTCAGGAATGAATTAGAAAATAGATTGATCTAG
- a CDS encoding ABC transporter substrate-binding protein, producing MRNKSLIVLLVVSLLLVCYGTGLAKTTVRIAGFGGNDQVIVEELLNKFVRPELADEGIEIIYEPIADDYQRYLLNSLSAGTAADLFYMDIFWAKNVIKEGLVEPLDSYLAKSEVISKEDIVPSLLEGFTYEGKLYGIPKDFNSLALFYNKDLFDIAGIPYPNEADTWKTLEYKLRKVVEFFEKEGEEIHGLALQPEYARMGAFAYAAGWEPFVNGKTNLQDPKFVKAFKWYTGLKEKGLGIMPADIGQGWGGGAFANGNFAACLEGAWIIGFLRDQAPNLNYGATLLPKCSDTDERGNFIFTVAWGINANSKNKEAAFRVLETLTSPEAQQWVLERGLAIPSRKSLADNPYFEKQTKEAQANKVVFMGASRGNIKPYSFRDYGGEWMEPINTALNEVMSGQSTVEEALKTAQERLEQDIMNK from the coding sequence ATGAGAAATAAATCTTTAATTGTTTTACTGGTAGTAAGCCTGTTACTGGTTTGTTATGGGACAGGATTGGCTAAAACCACTGTCAGGATTGCTGGCTTTGGGGGGAATGACCAGGTAATTGTTGAGGAGCTCCTTAATAAATTTGTCAGGCCAGAGCTGGCGGATGAAGGTATTGAAATTATTTACGAGCCTATTGCTGATGATTATCAAAGGTACCTTTTGAATTCGCTTTCTGCCGGTACTGCTGCAGACCTGTTTTATATGGATATTTTCTGGGCTAAAAATGTTATAAAAGAAGGTCTGGTTGAACCGCTTGATAGCTATCTGGCTAAATCTGAAGTTATCAGCAAAGAAGACATTGTGCCCAGCTTACTAGAAGGTTTTACCTATGAAGGCAAATTGTATGGAATCCCCAAGGATTTCAACTCTCTGGCCCTGTTTTACAATAAGGACCTTTTTGATATAGCAGGAATACCTTATCCCAATGAGGCCGATACCTGGAAAACCTTAGAATATAAATTAAGGAAAGTGGTTGAGTTTTTTGAAAAAGAAGGAGAAGAAATTCATGGATTGGCATTACAACCTGAGTATGCCAGGATGGGTGCCTTTGCTTATGCTGCTGGATGGGAACCTTTTGTAAATGGAAAAACAAATCTCCAGGACCCCAAATTTGTCAAAGCATTTAAATGGTATACCGGATTAAAAGAAAAAGGGTTAGGTATTATGCCGGCTGATATTGGCCAGGGCTGGGGCGGTGGCGCCTTTGCTAATGGTAATTTTGCTGCCTGCCTCGAAGGAGCCTGGATTATTGGATTCCTGCGTGATCAGGCACCAAACCTGAATTATGGTGCTACCTTGCTACCGAAATGCTCAGATACCGATGAAAGAGGTAACTTTATCTTCACTGTTGCCTGGGGTATAAATGCTAACTCAAAGAATAAAGAAGCCGCTTTCAGGGTTTTAGAAACACTGACAAGTCCTGAAGCCCAGCAATGGGTTCTGGAAAGGGGTCTTGCCATTCCCAGCCGGAAATCACTGGCTGACAATCCGTACTTTGAAAAGCAGACCAAGGAAGCCCAGGCCAATAAAGTTGTCTTCATGGGTGCGTCAAGAGGAAATATTAAACCCTATAGTTTCAGGGATTATGGTGGAGAATGGATGGAACCAATCAATACTGCTTTAAATGAAGTAATGAGTGGACAGTCAACAGTAGAAGAAGCATTAAAAACTGCCCAGGAAAGACTTGAACAGGACATAATGAATAAATAA
- a CDS encoding carbohydrate ABC transporter permease has product MTVLQKKWAYWKEKMAPYVLLAPFLFWFIIFFGYAFIRVVYFSFTKYNLFDPPTFVGFKNYLDLFREYLFGVAFRNTLMYSIIVTTVQTIFALILAVVMNQKIKGIRFFRAAYYMPSVTSSVVITLIFIWLFQRKGLINYLVTLYHSYGKMIGVFFLLLIAMQALLVFKEKRQGRPVKYLEPSYLVLSILFAAIVTYILRIMGYITVVDVKPVDIIWLNTREKVFGWLGPLSFARPLGAIMILNIWTTIPTFMLIYLAGLQDIPSSLYEAAEVDGANTWQKFRYVTIPQLRHITFLVVTLGLIGTLQVFDQIAIVGDQAPLESIVTLAYYVYRNTFPSSATPHAGMASAGAIVLALITLTLVLIRKKNIRRGERLIWPVLKRKKI; this is encoded by the coding sequence GTGACCGTCTTGCAGAAAAAGTGGGCCTACTGGAAAGAGAAAATGGCACCATATGTTTTACTGGCACCTTTTTTATTCTGGTTTATTATATTTTTTGGTTATGCTTTTATCAGAGTGGTATACTTTAGCTTTACTAAATATAATCTATTTGATCCCCCTACATTTGTAGGTTTTAAAAATTATTTAGATCTTTTTCGGGAGTATTTATTTGGTGTTGCCTTCAGGAATACCCTTATGTACTCTATTATTGTCACCACTGTGCAGACCATTTTTGCCCTCATTCTGGCTGTTGTTATGAATCAAAAAATTAAAGGAATCAGGTTTTTCAGGGCTGCCTATTATATGCCCAGCGTTACTTCCAGTGTTGTTATTACATTAATTTTTATCTGGTTATTTCAACGCAAAGGTTTAATTAACTATTTGGTAACCCTTTATCATAGTTATGGAAAAATGATAGGAGTCTTTTTTCTTTTGTTGATAGCCATGCAGGCCCTTTTGGTTTTTAAGGAAAAAAGGCAGGGTAGGCCGGTTAAATACTTAGAACCGAGTTATTTAGTTCTGTCGATTTTGTTTGCAGCAATTGTTACCTATATACTGAGAATAATGGGATATATAACAGTGGTAGATGTTAAACCGGTGGATATTATATGGCTAAATACCAGGGAAAAGGTTTTTGGGTGGCTGGGGCCGTTATCATTTGCCAGACCCCTGGGTGCTATAATGATTTTGAATATCTGGACCACTATTCCGACCTTTATGCTTATATATCTTGCCGGTTTACAGGACATTCCATCTTCATTATATGAAGCTGCTGAAGTTGATGGGGCCAATACCTGGCAAAAGTTCAGGTATGTTACTATTCCCCAGTTGAGGCACATTACTTTTTTAGTAGTGACTCTGGGTCTGATTGGAACTCTTCAGGTTTTTGACCAGATTGCTATAGTTGGGGATCAGGCTCCTCTTGAATCTATTGTGACCCTGGCCTATTATGTCTATAGAAATACATTCCCCAGTTCAGCAACTCCTCATGCCGGGATGGCCAGTGCTGGAGCTATAGTCCTGGCTTTGATTACTTTAACACTGGTATTAATCCGGAAAAAAAATATCCGGAGAGGGGAGAGATTAATATGGCCCGTCTTAAAACGAAAGAAAATATAG
- a CDS encoding carbohydrate ABC transporter permease translates to MARLKTKENIEEINLKIRRKRWRNVAAIYLILLIFSILFMGPFLFGAISSLKDNPVEWPPTLKTAQLSPKNWIGAYRVARQGGGGGFFGCLKPGHNVSFRATYLYPDGKEITPPQARVSKRLAGYGKSAFELDKKFAVDYIEVKSVEEIERQKTDKGTKVIYEITLTNPSQYTFDKVPVDVQVPYKVKFVEADFEPNRLERLGMVQSWDNIVSGTIPYIFHNYHRVFNENYSRTTGRSLFLTWIFNSFFLSITRVITTIIVASMAGYVLARLNFAGKKVLFILVLFSMMIPLQVTFVSNYLVLRDGIFGLTKLFGVDTLLNSLSGVIIWGMVAGNSVFIMKQFFEGLPKSLEESARIDGASTYTIFSRIMLPLAKPALGALTILTFQGAWNDFFLPLVVITSPMDRFPLTVGLLSFRRIYGAGGMDWGPVLAGAIISALPIIILFVVFQRYFVEGISFSGMKG, encoded by the coding sequence ATGGCCCGTCTTAAAACGAAAGAAAATATAGAGGAAATCAATCTTAAGATCAGGCGTAAAAGGTGGAGAAATGTTGCTGCTATTTATCTAATATTACTGATATTTTCTATCCTGTTCATGGGCCCCTTTTTGTTCGGGGCAATATCATCCCTTAAGGATAATCCAGTTGAGTGGCCTCCTACCTTAAAAACAGCCCAGCTTTCACCCAAAAACTGGATTGGGGCTTATCGAGTTGCCAGACAGGGTGGGGGAGGAGGTTTTTTTGGTTGTCTTAAACCGGGGCATAATGTTTCTTTTAGAGCTACCTACTTATATCCTGATGGTAAAGAAATAACCCCACCCCAGGCCAGAGTTTCAAAAAGATTAGCCGGTTACGGAAAATCTGCTTTTGAACTTGATAAAAAGTTTGCGGTAGACTATATAGAGGTTAAGTCTGTTGAGGAAATAGAACGTCAAAAAACTGATAAAGGGACCAAAGTAATTTATGAGATTACCCTTACTAATCCCAGTCAGTACACCTTTGATAAGGTTCCTGTTGATGTCCAGGTCCCCTATAAAGTCAAATTTGTGGAAGCCGATTTTGAACCCAACAGGTTGGAAAGGTTAGGAATGGTTCAAAGCTGGGATAACATTGTCAGTGGTACAATTCCTTATATCTTTCACAATTACCATCGGGTTTTTAATGAAAACTATAGCCGGACTACCGGTAGAAGCCTGTTTTTAACCTGGATATTTAATTCATTTTTCCTATCCATAACCAGGGTTATAACTACTATTATTGTGGCTTCCATGGCCGGTTATGTTCTGGCCCGGTTGAACTTCGCTGGTAAAAAGGTCCTGTTTATTCTGGTTCTTTTTTCCATGATGATTCCTCTGCAGGTTACCTTTGTTTCCAATTACCTGGTTTTAAGAGATGGTATATTTGGATTAACAAAATTGTTTGGGGTTGATACCCTGTTAAATAGTTTAAGTGGGGTTATAATATGGGGAATGGTGGCCGGTAATTCGGTCTTTATCATGAAACAGTTTTTTGAAGGTCTTCCCAAATCCCTTGAAGAATCGGCCCGTATTGATGGGGCCAGTACCTATACTATCTTTTCACGAATAATGCTTCCTCTGGCTAAACCGGCTCTGGGGGCCTTAACAATCCTTACTTTTCAGGGAGCCTGGAATGATTTCTTCCTGCCCCTGGTTGTTATTACCTCACCGATGGATCGATTCCCTTTAACGGTGGGTTTGTTGAGTTTTAGAAGAATTTACGGGGCTGGAGGAATGGACTGGGGTCCTGTACTGGCAGGTGCTATTATTTCAGCCCTACCAATTATAATTTTATTTGTGGTTTTCCAGCGTTACTTTGTTGAAGGAATTAGTTTTAGTGGCATGAAAGGATAA
- a CDS encoding LacI family DNA-binding transcriptional regulator, producing the protein MSVTIKDIAKRLGVSATAVSKALNDRDDVSEELKRKVLKVAEELDYSANTIAKRLVTNKSNTIGVFMLSRRESEQRETVGFQFLSGILEEANKNGYDIVLFSTNSDLLDEKSYIKLCKERRVEGAIFTGLRLDDPHIPEIKKAKFPITIIDTELDDAENVGFITTDNLSGVHKALEYLWKLGHRRIAMINGHHQAQVSKRRYQAFKEFLTQKGVFDEDLVFYGDFTKNSGYKAALKILELNEPPTAVFSASDLMALGAIKAFKDKGLILPRDMSIIGYDNITSSEYTDPSLTTVAQDSVNMGREAVRLVLDGLDGGTMKKKVLEAKLVIRDSCARCC; encoded by the coding sequence ATGAGTGTTACCATAAAGGATATTGCCAAAAGACTCGGGGTATCAGCTACAGCTGTATCCAAGGCCCTTAATGATAGGGATGATGTCAGTGAAGAATTAAAACGAAAGGTTCTTAAAGTTGCAGAAGAATTGGACTATTCTGCCAACACTATTGCTAAAAGGCTGGTTACAAATAAAAGTAATACCATCGGGGTTTTTATGCTTAGTAGAAGAGAATCAGAGCAGAGGGAAACAGTTGGCTTTCAATTTTTGAGTGGAATTCTGGAAGAAGCCAATAAAAATGGATATGATATAGTCCTGTTTTCAACTAATAGCGATCTACTGGATGAAAAATCCTACATAAAGCTCTGTAAAGAGAGAAGGGTTGAAGGAGCTATTTTTACTGGCTTAAGGCTTGATGACCCCCATATACCTGAAATAAAGAAAGCTAAATTCCCTATAACTATTATTGATACGGAACTGGATGATGCTGAGAATGTAGGATTTATAACTACTGACAATCTAAGTGGAGTTCATAAAGCTCTGGAGTATTTATGGAAGCTGGGTCACAGGAGGATTGCCATGATTAATGGGCATCACCAGGCCCAGGTCTCTAAAAGGAGATACCAGGCCTTTAAAGAATTTTTGACCCAGAAAGGTGTTTTTGATGAAGACCTCGTCTTTTATGGTGATTTTACCAAAAATAGTGGTTATAAAGCTGCCCTGAAAATACTTGAATTAAATGAACCTCCAACTGCTGTTTTTTCAGCCAGTGACCTTATGGCCCTGGGAGCTATTAAGGCTTTTAAGGATAAGGGTTTAATACTTCCCCGGGATATGTCAATTATTGGTTATGATAATATAACTTCAAGTGAGTACACCGACCCCAGTCTAACTACTGTAGCTCAGGATTCTGTTAATATGGGAAGAGAAGCAGTAAGATTGGTCCTTGATGGACTGGATGGGGGGACCATGAAGAAAAAAGTTTTAGAAGCAAAATTAGTTATTCGAGATTCATGTGCCCGGTGTTGTTAA
- a CDS encoding glycoside hydrolase family 65 protein, with product MAIAYNLGKGEYKNWIISETEFNENNLPKFETIFSLGNGYMGLRAATEEHYFNETRGCYVAGMFDRFKGEVAELPNIPDYVGMEIKLDGERFNLNQGKIISYHRYLNVKDGELVREVEWQSPAGNITKLVFKRFVSLANLHLAGFKIKIIPVNYSGKVAIKTGYNGQVTNSGVQHFVEGDKRVLPDGKSYLTVRTQESGIFTIVAGKFRFLINASEINPQQQIVTGRRQLFLRSEYELKENECLEMEKCVIVYTGRDLEFKDKDIDSGDIVETALTTLDKAGTKRYEELFSEHRQKWHKLWHEIDIEIGGPDFDQLAVRFAQYHLVQMTPSHDSRISVAAKGLSGEGYKGHVFWDTEIFILPFFIYTFPQIARKLLEYRYHTLDGARKKARENGYKGAMYPWESADTGEETTPEFGEVDIKTGKPIRIWCGEIEQHITADVAYAIWHYYQVTGDKEFMYNYGTEIFMETARFWASRLEYNQGLDRYEIKDVIGPDEYSEHVNNNAYTNYMVKWHLEKAIDIYNWLSDDSRDILEKIINKIALKEDELNEWKKKKDKIYLPFQEDSKVIPQFDGFMDQDVIDISSYRGDVGAIMKAYSWDEITSSQVIKQADVVMLLYLLGEDFSHEVKEKNYHYYEPKTLHDSSLSPSIHAIMGKEIGDLDEAYRYFNKSTTIDLGRNMRSCDAGLHSASLGGIWQAVVLGFGGVKVKDNVLNIDPMLPEKWDYLNFKLKWQGMPIRVEIRNDRVSVSFLNDDKAMLKDVSVMVKGRNLQLNNNKAVVNL from the coding sequence ATGGCGATAGCTTATAATCTAGGTAAAGGAGAATATAAAAACTGGATAATTTCTGAAACAGAATTTAATGAAAACAATCTGCCTAAATTTGAAACTATCTTTAGTCTTGGAAATGGTTATATGGGTTTAAGGGCGGCCACAGAAGAACACTATTTTAATGAAACAAGAGGTTGTTATGTGGCCGGAATGTTTGACAGGTTTAAAGGGGAGGTTGCCGAGCTTCCCAATATTCCTGATTATGTAGGGATGGAGATTAAGCTTGACGGAGAGAGATTTAACCTGAACCAGGGAAAAATTATATCTTATCACAGGTACTTAAACGTTAAAGACGGAGAACTGGTTAGAGAGGTGGAATGGCAAAGTCCAGCCGGAAATATTACAAAACTGGTCTTCAAACGCTTTGTTTCTCTTGCCAATCTCCATCTGGCCGGTTTTAAGATTAAAATAATTCCAGTTAACTATTCCGGAAAGGTGGCCATTAAAACTGGTTATAACGGGCAGGTAACCAATAGTGGTGTTCAACATTTCGTTGAAGGTGATAAAAGGGTTTTACCTGATGGTAAATCTTATTTAACTGTCCGGACCCAGGAGTCGGGTATTTTTACAATTGTAGCCGGTAAGTTCCGTTTCCTGATAAATGCCAGTGAAATTAATCCACAACAGCAGATCGTTACCGGTAGGCGTCAGCTTTTCCTGAGAAGCGAATATGAATTGAAAGAAAATGAGTGCCTGGAAATGGAGAAGTGTGTAATTGTATATACCGGGCGGGATCTGGAATTTAAAGATAAGGATATTGATTCTGGAGATATTGTTGAAACAGCTCTTACAACTCTAGATAAAGCAGGTACTAAGAGGTATGAAGAACTTTTTTCAGAACATCGCCAGAAATGGCACAAGCTATGGCATGAGATAGATATTGAAATCGGTGGGCCTGATTTTGATCAGCTTGCCGTAAGGTTTGCCCAGTATCATCTGGTACAGATGACCCCGTCCCATGACAGTCGTATCAGTGTTGCTGCCAAGGGGCTTTCGGGGGAAGGGTATAAGGGTCATGTTTTCTGGGATACCGAGATTTTTATCCTTCCTTTCTTTATCTATACTTTCCCACAAATAGCCCGGAAGTTACTCGAATATCGCTATCATACCCTGGATGGAGCTCGTAAAAAGGCCCGGGAAAATGGGTATAAAGGAGCCATGTATCCCTGGGAAAGTGCTGATACCGGTGAGGAAACCACCCCTGAATTTGGTGAAGTTGATATAAAGACCGGGAAACCCATCAGGATCTGGTGTGGGGAAATAGAACAACATATTACGGCAGATGTTGCATATGCAATCTGGCATTATTATCAGGTTACCGGAGACAAAGAATTTATGTATAACTATGGAACTGAAATTTTTATGGAGACAGCCCGCTTCTGGGCCAGTAGACTGGAGTATAATCAGGGTCTGGACCGTTATGAAATTAAAGATGTCATCGGTCCTGATGAATATAGTGAACATGTTAACAATAATGCCTATACAAATTATATGGTGAAATGGCACCTTGAGAAGGCAATTGATATCTACAACTGGTTATCAGATGATAGCAGAGATATTCTGGAGAAAATAATAAATAAAATTGCTTTAAAAGAAGATGAACTAAATGAATGGAAGAAAAAGAAAGATAAAATTTACCTTCCCTTCCAGGAAGACAGTAAAGTTATTCCTCAATTTGATGGTTTTATGGACCAGGATGTCATAGATATAAGCAGCTACCGTGGTGATGTCGGGGCTATAATGAAGGCTTATAGCTGGGATGAAATAACCAGCAGTCAGGTTATAAAACAGGCCGATGTAGTGATGTTACTCTATCTTCTTGGGGAAGATTTTAGCCATGAGGTTAAAGAGAAAAATTATCATTATTATGAACCTAAGACCCTTCACGATTCTTCGTTAAGTCCCAGTATTCATGCCATTATGGGTAAGGAAATCGGTGATTTAGATGAGGCCTATAGATACTTCAATAAATCTACCACTATTGACCTTGGCAGGAATATGAGAAGCTGTGATGCTGGTTTGCATTCAGCTTCTCTTGGAGGTATCTGGCAGGCAGTTGTTTTAGGCTTTGGTGGTGTTAAAGTTAAAGATAATGTTCTCAATATAGACCCCATGTTACCTGAGAAGTGGGATTACCTGAACTTTAAGCTAAAATGGCAGGGGATGCCAATCAGGGTTGAAATTCGTAATGACAGAGTAAGTGTCAGTTTTTTAAATGATGATAAAGCTATGCTAAAAGATGTTTCAGTAATGGTCAAGGGCCGTAACCTTCAGCTAAACAATAATAAAGCAGTAGTGAATCTCTAA
- the pgmB gene encoding beta-phosphoglucomutase — MIIHREIKGFIFDLDGVITDTAELHYRSWKKLADEEGIPFTREDNEQLRGVSRRKSLELLLNGREVPEEKKLEMMDRKNNYYKEFIKQITEEDLLPGAKELLDELKSRGYKLAVASASKNAKPVIKNLGVEHVFDQISDGYSVEKTKPAPDLFLYTAKQLGLKPEECVVIEDAEAGIEAALAAGMTAVGIGPEERVGKAHFRYDKVADINLDDILA; from the coding sequence ATGATAATTCACAGGGAGATTAAAGGATTTATATTTGACCTGGATGGAGTAATTACTGATACAGCCGAATTACATTATCGTAGCTGGAAAAAACTCGCTGATGAAGAAGGTATTCCATTTACCAGAGAGGATAATGAACAGCTGAGGGGGGTCTCCCGGAGGAAGTCTCTGGAGTTACTCCTTAATGGAAGGGAAGTTCCTGAAGAAAAGAAGCTGGAAATGATGGACAGGAAGAACAACTATTATAAAGAATTTATTAAACAAATCACAGAAGAGGATCTTTTACCTGGGGCAAAAGAACTCCTGGATGAGCTTAAGAGTAGAGGATATAAACTTGCTGTTGCGTCAGCCAGTAAAAATGCTAAACCGGTAATTAAAAACCTTGGAGTAGAGCATGTCTTTGATCAAATTTCTGATGGTTATAGTGTGGAAAAAACCAAACCTGCTCCGGACCTCTTCCTTTACACAGCTAAACAGCTCGGGTTAAAACCTGAAGAATGTGTAGTTATTGAGGATGCCGAAGCGGGAATTGAGGCTGCCCTTGCTGCCGGAATGACTGCTGTTGGTATCGGTCCAGAAGAAAGGGTTGGCAAGGCCCACTTCCGTTATGATAAAGTTGCTGATATTAACCTTGATGATATCCTTGCCTGA
- a CDS encoding LacI family DNA-binding transcriptional regulator has protein sequence MPLTLKDIAKIAGVAESTVSRAINNKPGVGEETRKKILKIVEEYNFQPNKLAQGLAKKQTHILALLLPDLSNPNYPTIIKSIEEVANENGYQVVLCNTDNNPEKEKGYLELVERNQVDGAIVVGGELADRHILNLALNKNASLVLVNRLCEELTIPTVLVDSARGAYLATEHLIDQGISEIALIMGLDREFLESEKLEGYKQALTDNGIELNEKLIVQTEGSREAGYRAFLELMKKGVTPGGFFATSDLLAAGLVEAIKMGGYLIPEDFSVVGYGDSLVSSIITPPLTVVAEPLTRLGKLAARNLINLLNGKQPAEIIKVLNPSIKVRNSSTPHIKDK, from the coding sequence TTGCCGTTGACTTTAAAGGATATTGCAAAAATAGCTGGTGTGGCCGAGTCAACGGTTTCCAGGGCCATTAATAATAAACCCGGGGTTGGTGAAGAAACCAGAAAGAAAATCCTGAAAATTGTAGAGGAGTATAACTTTCAACCCAACAAACTGGCCCAGGGGCTTGCCAAAAAGCAGACCCACATTCTGGCTTTATTATTACCTGATTTGTCAAATCCTAATTATCCTACGATAATTAAAAGTATAGAGGAAGTAGCCAATGAAAATGGATACCAGGTTGTTTTGTGTAATACTGATAACAACCCGGAAAAAGAGAAAGGCTATCTCGAATTAGTAGAGAGGAACCAGGTTGATGGGGCTATTGTGGTTGGTGGTGAACTGGCCGACAGGCATATTTTAAATCTGGCTTTGAATAAGAATGCCTCTCTTGTTCTGGTAAATAGGCTCTGTGAGGAGCTTACCATACCTACCGTTCTGGTTGATTCAGCCCGGGGGGCTTACCTGGCAACTGAGCACCTGATAGACCAGGGTATCAGTGAAATTGCCCTTATAATGGGCCTGGACCGGGAATTTTTAGAATCTGAAAAGCTTGAAGGTTATAAACAGGCTTTAACTGATAATGGTATAGAACTTAATGAAAAATTAATTGTGCAAACAGAAGGAAGCCGGGAAGCCGGGTACAGGGCTTTTCTTGAATTAATGAAAAAGGGGGTTACCCCCGGTGGTTTTTTTGCTACCAGTGATCTTCTGGCTGCCGGCCTGGTAGAAGCAATTAAGATGGGAGGATATTTAATTCCTGAAGACTTTTCAGTGGTGGGTTATGGTGATAGCCTTGTGTCTTCGATAATTACCCCACCTCTGACGGTTGTGGCTGAACCATTGACCAGGCTTGGTAAACTGGCTGCTCGAAACCTTATTAATCTCTTAAATGGGAAACAACCTGCTGAAATTATTAAGGTATTAAATCCGTCCATTAAGGTGCGGAATTCATCTACACCGCACATTAAGGATAAATAA
- a CDS encoding ABC transporter ATP-binding protein gives MASVTLENVVKRFDDVVAVNNANLEIRDKEFLVLVGPSGCGKSTTLRMIAGLEEITEGTIKIGDTVVNDVPPKDRDIAMVFQNYALYPHMDVYNNMAFSLKLRKFPKDEIDRRVKEAARILGIEDLLDRKPKQLSGGQRQRVALGRAIVREPKVFLMDEPLSNLDAKLRVQMRTELSKLHDRLQTTVIYVTHDQVEAMTMGDRIVVLRDGVIQQVDDPLTLYNKPNNMFVAGFIGSPAMNFLDCKLVKEGDKYYLDGHGSFKIAIPEDKINEAPEIKEYEGREVVFGIRPEDLVDASIKHDFDVTDDNSFTANVEVVEPMGSEIYLYLGINDHSMIARVEAESTAQVGDNVKLGVDTRKMHVFDAETEEAIF, from the coding sequence ATGGCTAGTGTAACATTAGAGAATGTTGTTAAGAGGTTTGATGATGTAGTTGCTGTAAACAATGCTAATCTTGAAATCCGGGATAAGGAGTTCTTAGTTCTCGTTGGACCTTCCGGATGTGGTAAATCAACAACTCTGAGGATGATTGCCGGTTTAGAAGAAATCACAGAAGGAACTATTAAAATTGGAGATACTGTAGTTAATGATGTACCTCCTAAAGACAGAGATATTGCTATGGTTTTCCAGAATTACGCTTTATACCCACATATGGACGTTTACAATAACATGGCTTTTAGCTTAAAATTACGTAAATTCCCTAAAGATGAGATTGACCGTCGTGTTAAGGAAGCTGCCAGGATTCTGGGTATTGAGGACTTGCTTGATCGTAAGCCAAAGCAGTTATCCGGTGGTCAGAGGCAGCGTGTTGCTCTGGGAAGGGCTATTGTAAGGGAACCTAAGGTTTTCTTGATGGATGAGCCCCTTTCCAACCTGGATGCTAAACTCCGTGTTCAGATGCGTACTGAATTAAGTAAATTGCACGACAGGTTACAGACAACTGTTATCTACGTTACCCATGACCAGGTCGAAGCTATGACCATGGGTGACAGAATTGTAGTTCTCCGTGATGGTGTTATCCAGCAGGTTGATGATCCATTGACCCTTTATAATAAACCAAATAATATGTTCGTAGCTGGATTTATTGGTAGTCCTGCTATGAACTTCCTGGATTGCAAGCTGGTTAAAGAGGGAGACAAATATTATCTTGATGGCCATGGTTCCTTCAAGATTGCTATCCCTGAAGATAAAATCAATGAAGCACCTGAAATTAAGGAATATGAAGGCCGTGAAGTAGTCTTCGGTATCAGGCCCGAGGACCTGGTAGATGCCAGTATTAAGCATGATTTCGACGTTACCGATGATAATTCTTTCACTGCCAATGTTGAAGTAGTTGAACCCATGGGTTCAGAAATTTATCTTTACCTCGGCATTAACGACCATTCCATGATTGCCAGGGTAGAAGCTGAAAGTACTGCCCAGGTTGGGGATAATGTTAAACTCGGGGTAGACACAAGAAAAATGCATGTTTTTGATGCTGAAACAGAAGAGGCTATATTCTAA
- the yabP gene encoding sporulation protein YabP, with translation MDKKKNNSGQKTTPARHTLSLNNRKELELDGVREVISYNEDKIIMQTSMGVLEIKGKELNIQKLNLDEGTVKIKGHFSSLDYSDREPGKNFMNRLFR, from the coding sequence TTGGATAAGAAGAAAAACAACTCCGGTCAAAAAACAACACCGGCCAGGCATACTCTTTCTTTAAATAACAGAAAAGAACTGGAACTTGATGGAGTAAGGGAAGTTATATCCTACAATGAAGATAAAATCATAATGCAAACCAGTATGGGAGTTCTTGAAATCAAAGGGAAGGAACTGAATATACAAAAATTAAACCTTGATGAGGGTACAGTAAAGATAAAGGGGCATTTTTCTTCCCTGGATTATAGTGACAGGGAACCAGGGAAAAACTTTATGAACAGACTTTTCAGATAA